aatgagcAAAGTAGCAGAAAGGTGGCGAGAGCCCAGGTTTCCTTCATAGACCTTGAACACTTCAAAGGACAACATTTTGTTTAAACGTCAAACGGGGTAAACTCTGTTCAGGGTGAACCCTGCCTCACCCTGCGTCGTCTGGACGGGCTCCAGCCCCCCCGCGGGGAGGTACAAAATTAATGGATGAACGTGTtttgtacttgttttttttacatacatactgtatatggagtgtatatatacatatatatatgtatatgtatatgtatatatatatatatatatatatatatatatgtgtgtgtgtgtgtatattatcatcatacacTATGATcttagtgtttttctttttcatcatttttgaagTTTTCAGTCCGTGACAGACGGAGAGCGGTTCACCCATCGAGTGAATGATGTAACGTGTACCATCGCAGGAATCCTGGGAGAATAAAAACCCCGAAGCCCCTGAAACTAAACAGGGATGTGAGTAATAGGCAGTGGTGGTGTTGTCACATACCCACTATCAGTATTGCGCCATCAAATAAGCTTTTGAAACCTTGAGCACTTAAATCTCAGCAGGAGACACATTTATTTGCAACCCAACATAAAGCTGAGGGATGCATTCACTCACGGCGTCTTATTTATGGCAACGAATTCACCCACACAACACCCAGATCTTTATAATCTTCATAATGACGTGACATAAattctactcttttttttttttcctctgtcttttgGTTAAATTCAAAGGTTTTCTCTCTGTTCCTGTTATTTATTCAGTGTCTTCTGGAGCTCAAAGTCCCCCCCGATCGTGAAGGTAGAGAGTGCAGCGGTAGCCTGTAGTCCTGTCTCCATCTAGTGGTCACTGGCGGGAGCTGCGCATTGCTCTGCTGCCGGgccaaacaaatcaataaaacaagcTGTAGCTTGTCCCATTTGTCACAAGATAAGAGTAGAGATAACACTTCCTGAATGGGTAAGAGTTTTAAACAAGAACAAGAGTCTGATAAATAATGAAGCACTGGGTGTTTATtcatgtcaaatgtcaaaagatCAAAGTTACTGGGAGACATcatttgaacacaaacatgtgtataATTTTGCATTCTCTGGAATCACTATCAAATGATATTTTTGTAATACTGCAGCTAAATCACAGGCTTATCACTCAGATTGTTGGTTCTGTTGGTTGGTATTTATCATTTCTTGACCTTCAGCTGTAATCAATATAACGAGaccattgtgttttatttgctctTTGTGACGAGATAAAAACGATGCACGATTGATTTTATTCTTAATACACATACCGCTTGGCTGTAACTCATGTCAAATGACAATTGTGTTTTGTCACTAGACGACGTTTGTCAGAATAAACCACAGTGAGTGACTCAACTGCCACCACATTTCACACAAAGTGTGTAGTAAAAACACTCTacaatgtgtttgtgcatgttacGGGAACAACTCGGGCACAACATGCCCTCTGGCACCTGCGTTAGTGATGTCATTtcactgtagtgtgtgtgtgtgtgtgtgtgtgtgtggacatagTATATGTAGAGCATCAACAGGCCTCTCGAGTCTGAAGGGCTGACTCATGCCGATATATCAACCGAACACACCCTCATGTCTGAGCATCATTTCTctcatgttttcttgttttctttttccatcagcTTGGCAGCAGAGAGTGTCGGGGAGGCGGAGCGATCTGAAGGAATGCATCACTGACAGACTCGCATATCGGTGAAGTGAGGTAAATCCTAAAGGTGAGTCACAACTGAAcataaaaaagaaggaaaaaaagttgGCTCGTTGAAGCACTTTCTGCTCGGAGACTAGACACAGTTTCTCTATCGTCTCTCATTATAATTTATGATGCAGATAAATAAACATTCGGATTAATCGATTCCTAATCAATATCtaatcacatttcaaacaaaaatgtgaaaatacctTTGTCCATAGTGTCCATGCagagttaaccctttaacacctaagcctcaaaatgtctgtctgggcTGGTCTTCTTGCTTATTTTATCCATAAGatggccagaaaatgtcctgagagtaagtgcttttgcccatttttctttCAAGATCTGGCAgttttttacaatttactgcattaaaatagtgtattaacaattaaatccaaaaaaaacacagtagtagtacatgaacaccagattttgtgtgtgaaatgtgacatttgtcaCCTCTCTGGTttgtcacagagacaaacaaccattcactttcacacctagggtcaatttagagtgtccagtttacctaatccccaaatctgcatgtttttggactgtgggaggaaaccggagaaaacccatgcctACAAGAGCCggaatatgcaaactccatgtagaaaggcccttaATCTCACTGGGTCAAATTCAGATTTAAAGCTTTCTAATACAAGATAAGCTCATTGTGGGTCGCTGTGGCTCAGGAGGTGTGGAATTGGGCCATCCTCTAACAAGAAACTTGGTGGTTAGATCCccaggtgtgtgtgcataagTGACTTTGGGCAAAACGCTGACCCCAAAAAAAGCTACTGTGCTTCATACAGATGCGTTCTGTTAATGGAAAAACTGTGTTAAGTGCTTAGAGTGACCACCAAGACTTAAACCTCATCTTTTCATTgactagaatagaatagaatagaatagaatagaaaccCTTTATGCCATTATAcaagacaacaaaataaaaaaaaattacaggaCGTATTGCACTTAATAATTGACTAGATCATAGTCATATTTGGGAATTTGTGTTCGAGTTCTGAGTTCTTGTTGCAAATGGAAGGAAGCCGCATGATGGTCTGTTTGTGTGAATCCTCATGCTCCTGTACCACTTTAATGGGGGCAACAGATAGAAAAGACCAGAGTGAGACggatcttttattatttttcctgctCTACTGAGGCTCTGAGATGTTGTAATGTCATTCAGAGAGAACAGGGAGCAGGCAGTGATCCCCTCAGCTCTACTAATGACTCTCTGcacggtgtttttttttggtctgctGCTGAGCAGTTGGCAAGCGACACCGTGATGTTATACACCAGGACACTCTCAATTGTGGAGCTGTAGAAGGTCACCAGGAGCTCTTTCTGCAGGTCTGATAGGAGATGGAGGCTCTGCTGTGCCCTTTTTGACAGTCTCTGTATGGTGTTAGCTGGCCTGGAGAGCTTTTCTGACACATGAGTCCAAGGAAATTAAAAGCAGAGACCCTCACCACAGAGCTCCCGGTGATGGAAAGTGGGACTGGGTCCATTCTGTGTCTATGTGTCCGATTTGTCCGACACCAGCAACAAGAACCAGAAAAATGACGTAGTGCGAGTATCACCTGTCCACTTTCACTCAGGAGTCTGTAGAGGAGTCGAAAAACTGGTGAGCGgaggtctgtgtttgtgccagaaggggaggagagagagacatgccGTCACTGAGCGCTGTCAGCCACACTCGCTGGTGAGTCAAGGTTTTCCACTGATTCACGTCTGTGCAGAAGCCGAACGACGACCGGCTCAAAGCAAACTCCTATAAACCTCCTCCTATTATttcactcttcctctctttttatcACTTTTGTCTGTATCCCTTTTTCCACCCTACCCGCTAATTGTCTCCACTATGCCTGCAGTGCTTCTCCCCAGGCCCGGCTCTTTTCTGTAGCATCTTCAGGCCCTGTGTTGGTAGACCTCCAggatgttcaaaaaaaaaaaaacctctcccACACCCAATTGCACCTGCGGGCCAGTGCAGCCCAACAGGGGATTTCACCGCGTTGATGACGGGGCACACTCTTCCTTCCTGAGCCCACATAAATCTGTCGGTGGGGTCTGTCCTATAGTCTGATATTAAAACTGTTTTCAATTACACGCCGCTCAGCGGGGGATGGAAAGCTGTTGTTGACTAAAATGAGCCGGTAGGAGGAGTGGTTGTGGTTAGAATTGACTGACTCTTTATTGATTGCCATCTGACCCATTTACCCTCTGGTGATGTTGTTGCAAGAGCAGTGATTTTCACTTCTATGAAGTAAAGCAGGAAAATGCAGGAATGCGTCGTGTGCACGGTTCACTATGTGCGCTTGTCATACTCGGCATTGCTGGcgattttttggaaaaaaaagtcttctaTTCTGTGTCGAGTTGACTGATCTTCTTCTCCTGAAACAATGACAAGAATGGACTTGTAAGGACGTTTTTACAATGAGCGAAGGACCTCTGTCATCTCATACTCAGAGCGGTTGAGGCCACCGACCTCAGGCTACAACCGAACACATAGATTTCGTGAAAGGAAACGTAAAAACAGTAAtggtacctttttttttatcatttaatccAGAAGTTTACAAAATAGTATGATTTTACAAACAGCCATGACTTTTTTAATCCTGCACagagaataaatacatttacaaatgtacaaatgtcacttctttttttttaaatccactacTTGAAAACATAGTGTAGGGAACGTGtcccatgtttgtttgttagcatTTGCACCATTCACAAACAGAACAGCACGGAGTGGGAGAATTATTCAAAGCAAGTCATGGAACATTCTCAAAGTTTAACGTTTTGAAATGCAAAATCAAAACACGTGTTCCACTATTTACAACATTCTGCAGTCTATATTGCCattgcacttttattttcattagtcGTCTCGTGTTTTTGTAATACTGAGTCACTTAACAGCAGGAAACACAAATCCTCATGTCAGTTTTCTTCTCCCTGAGATCGTTGACCGGTCCACTGGTGTTGTCAGCGGTCCTCAGGGGTCACAGTGGTCAAATGTACCTGTTACAGTATGTCAGAGCACAGAGACAGGCTGTGCGCTGGCTCTTGCTTGTAGCCCACTTGCCACGGGAGCCCCAGAGCTGGAGGCGGCTCTGCAAAAGTGTCCATGTATCCCTGAGTACAGGAGGCCCACATCCCTGGCTGGTACCCCAACCCCTCTGCCACCTGAGGGTATCGCAACGGACTGGGTGGGTGGTTTTGTGGGCTGCTGCAGTGTCCATGTGAGGCATAAAGCTGTCCCTCGGTGGGGTAACAAGGATAGTGCGGGGACGGGGGACACGACGACATGGTGTTGTCCATGTAGACGTTCGGCTCTGCGGGCAGTCTGTGCACATGGCGAGGTTGTTGTGGCTGCATCTGGTGAGGGATGGACGCCTGCCAAGGGAGGTAACTCTGATGCTCCATGTGAGGAACCGGCACTCTGGTTTGGTCGGGTCGAGGTGTTCCTGTCCCCGGCGGCCCCACAGACGCTCTGTTGCACTCCCGGTGGGTGCACGGTTTGCTCGGCGGGTTTGTGCTCAGGAACACTGAGAGAGCAGAGATGCGGTTGATGGCCCTCTGCAGTGTGGCGATCTTGGACAGCCTTTTCCCACTGAGGTCATGGTTCAGAGCAACGCGTAGGGCATTGAAGGCCTGGTTGTAGTCCATGATGCGCTTTCGCTCTCTGACATTTGCAGCCATTCGTCGGGCCTTGGAGCGGACTGGCCGGTTGCGTTTCTTGGTCTGACCTTCCTCTGGGTCACTCGGGCTGCTGGTTGCGCTCTCGCTGTCTTGGAAAGGCTTGGGACtcccctcatcctcctcttggCCCAGAACACCAAGTTCCTCCAGCTCTTCCTCTGAGAATTCGGAACCTGTAACACTGCTGCAGCTCATTGTGCCAACAACGGCGGAGTCTGAGTGAAGTCTGGGTAGTTGTAGTGGATGCAGTCACTGTGTGTTCAGCTTCGTGGGGCTGTCGGTGTTTGCTGCTGTGCCGACAGCCCAGgtatcctcctcctctgactcctcTGGTGCCTTGTGATTACTCGTACCTCGACAAGACAGGTTGGCCTGCTTTTAAAAGCTCCTGAAGTCACATGGCCCAGTCACCTTTGAGGAATGGAGCACTctctccattctctctctctctctctctctctctctgtctctctctccttctacaGGTTTATGGGCACCCTGGAGGCAAATGGCactgtcacctcctcctcctcctctgactcccCCTCACATCTCTTACAGGATCTTACAAAACTTTTTAACACTCCACATCAGTGTAAAAACACATGAGCAAAACATACCAATTATTAGGGGGGGGAAGCAGCAATTTTACACTTCCTTTGTAAAGAATTTCATTTGTGGAATAATTCACCAGTGGAATAATTACTCAGACCATCGTATATCATTGTCATTTCTCTCTTTAGAAAGATAAACACGGCATTAGACTTAACAACCAACACCATTCATTCTTCTGTATGTTTCGTTCCCTCGATCATGGCAAGTAACGAAGGAACATTTGTCTACGTAGGTGTAACGAGAAAGTGTACTTTGACAAATTGCATCATCCAAGTGTATGCTGTTACATATGTTTCCCCTTTTCTTAGACACAGGAAAAGAGGAGCCTCCGTATCCACCATAGGTCAGATTTGTCCTTGCAATTAGGTGTCTCTGGAGTGGCGattctcccttctctctctccctccatctctcctcagGTTTAAGGGCCATGTAATTTAGAGTAGCTTCCCTCGAACCCGTCCCCATAAATCAGGCCTGGGCAGCACCTGAGGACAAGAGCAGAATGAGCTTTAGACTtcaaagagggagaaaaaacaagGGCAAAAATTTTACAATTAGAGCCTGCAATTAGTTCTGACTGAGGCTATCGATCTTCCATAGTCTTTTGCtagtaaagtaaaatatagTTCCTTTTCTTAAAGAATACTTTTAAGTTGTTCTTTTTGTTAATGACCCTACAAGTAAATAAGATGCATGTAGCTTTCTTAACCTTTTTTTAGTTgcagaatagaataaaataaatagcttGTCCTGTGGTTTATTTAAGCTCCATGGTCGTCAGTGTGGAATACTGGAATGAGAAGTGGAAAACCTACGTCTATAGGCAAACGTCTCTGTATCACATATTGGAGTGGTCAGTGAAAGGTGACTGTACTGACCTTTAGCTAAGCTCCTGGCCAAGTGCAACGGGTCAGGTAACTAAAGGGTACGGCCTCAGACGCTGAACTGGGGGTCGTTGAGGAGCATTGCTTCCTTCCTGCTCTCTTGGTTTTATTGTGAGTGTTGCGGCTCTGAGACGCCAACCTTTAAAACAATTACAGCCCAGGATTTCAGTTCCTAACGCGCAGCCACTGATTTGAGGTGGGAACGTTCAGTTCAGGCTGTTTTACTGTTGTGTCCAGGACACTGGCTTCTTTTCTCATAATATCTCAGGATATGTGCACAATTTATAATTGCACTAAATAAACCGCAGgatttgcatattttaatgaCCGCTGAGATTTGCATTATATTTGCAGCCGCGCCGATAATTAGATAACCCACTTTATTACGTAGCAAACGAGAGCTATCGCCTCTTTGAAACTTGAAGACTTGACCCCAAAGTCATTCATAAGTCAAACTTGCATACCATACAATGTTTGTGGTTTCTGTAGTTCAAAACTGTTAACACCATGAAAGCCTAAGAGGTTTCTGACACAAGCAGTTTGGATTTTAAACTGTTTAATCTGTGTATTAATCTTGCATAGTATCGTCACATTGTGGTTAAAGTAGTCGAAGCACAAGGATGACGTTTCACTcatttttgtgcgtgtgttgttACCTCACCTTTTCGAGTAACCCCGCTGATCTGCTGCATACCTTTATTGCTAAAACAGTCTGAAAATGTTCGGCCCGCGCTGCTCAGATCTGAGGATTACGCAGGCTTTATCACAGGGTCGTGATTTACGGCTTCACAAACATGTCAGATTTACTGCCGCGGTGTAAAGAGCATGAAGACTACAGCCTCGGACTCTCCCTGTCCATTCATTTTTGACAGGTGACAAGACACCAGTAATTATCAGCCGCCAGGAATAAATCACGAGATTTTATCACACCGCTGGCCTTGCCCTTGATGGAATAACCATTTTCAAGTGGGGGGAACTTGTCCAACACCCCCGAACCTTAGATTTGTAAATCTCCTGCTCAAGCCCCCATAATGACTGGTTGTTAGTCGTTTGTTATTAGAGGTCTGTGTGCCAAACATTATAGATATTTCCAAAGAGGTTGTTAGGGGTAATAAGTGAGTAAGGTCCAGGTTCGCTAACCTTGGCTTTGCAATGGTAtgttaatgcatgtttttggtgtCTGTCATGGAATTTTCTCACCTTAATAAAAAGCCTCcggtcagaaaaaaaagaaagagttgcGGTTGTCGGTGTCCCACCGTTGTCTGCTGGACCACAATCCCTTAGGAATAGTTCATGTCTGAATGTCTGTCGTTTCATGGCAGTTGTGTTCTGCGTCATAGTCTAATCGGTTTTAATGCAAAGGCATCGCTTCCCTCTAGTCAAGTGTTCACATGGATCgtcttaaaatattttattttattttatttgcatttccatGCACTGTAGCAGGAATGTCACACCCTTTCTAGATCTTTGTGAACTGCATGCATGTTGAGTTCACTAGataatcagttttatttataaaatttataaaaaaaaattactttgtAAAATTAAAGTtctaacttcttcttcttcttcagtgaaaGATGGGCATAGTACCAAGAaattaaaactacatttttgaGAAGAAAGGTAAAATGTGCCCAGAAAACAATATTAGAAGTCAATTCTACTGTTCAAAACCTTCGGTCAGCAGTTTgtcttcttgtccccgcccactcctgcactgctgctgtatacacaccaaTGCTCCCTCAGTTAGACTCATAAGAATTTGAACTCCTGTTGAAACAAATTTGcaatatgttgatgttttgcagTCAACCCAAGGtgtgatagtattgcttgacagagtccaTTTTCAGATGGAATAgtttcatcatttctgtttggAAGATCAACCAGACctagaataacaacaacaatcacaagttactcactgcagctttaagcacTTTAATATTCTTTTCACATTTGTCCCTCTGTACACATGCTCCCCACAGCCTGTGGAAATACAGGGGCTTCATGAGTGGGTTGTGGGGTTTGCAGCAGGCTGTGAGACACCTCtctgtccatccatcatttttttttcagaacaaGCCTTCAGTGAAGGAGATTCGGCGGCCTCTCCGAGTCACACCTCACTACTCTGTGATAAGACATGAAACTCTTatgtaaaaccaaacaaaaaataaagttgtcaAATCGCCCTGAGTTATAGTCGGCTGTCATGGGAGCGGTTGTAATCGCTGTCTGTCAGCATGTGCTGCAGAGACATACTTGAGAGAAGCACACCACTTCAGTCTTGGTGAGAGAGTGTCTGCGTCGCAGATCTCGTCCcgcattaaaaaacaaaactcgcTGAGAGCAATTCCACTGACACAACAATTGTGAATCATTCTGTCTGAAATTACTGGCTCTTACGTGTAGCTGGCTGCTGTCATCAGATCTCAGAGTGCACGGCAGCTATAAAACCTCGGTTGTTGTCTTGAAACGACGCCCCAGGTCTTTCAGCAGGCGCAGCTCGGCATCGAAAGTGTTATTCACAGAATGTCTGTCACTATTAATCACGCCGGTGTGTGGAGTGAAGGTGTATTCTGCAGCGTCGGGGAGGTTTCCAATGCTGAGACTTGTACAAGGACAAAATAGTGAAATGTATGTTTGCTTATGAGAAGTAGAGTATTTTATTAAGCCTAAAtaaattagtgctgtcaaatgattaaaatatttgATCACGATTGATAGCTTTAATGTCCTAGTTAACACAAGTAATCGCAATTAATCtattctttttgtcccattattttttctcattttaatgctcttattaacgtagaaaagtggatcggcttgctttgtgcaaatgtttttttttttatcaagacaatatctctgtcacccaataataagagaggctgtgtatcagcctgcagtgtcggtttaatgtgttgttgccgtaacgaGCTAATCCAAGCTAAAGGAGCTAGTGGTCGTCATTTTATTTCTTGACAATTATAACACTGATAGTTGCATATTGCACCTGAAAGACATATGACAtttagaaacatggcagtgtgtCTATAAAGTTTTCTGTCCTAGTCTTTTGTTCTTGTGTCTCATACAGTGACCATCTGTActtttgcttttaaaacaaacaaaaaaaaacatagtttgaAGATTTTAACTCTCTCTTTAGTCGCAACCAGTTGATTAATGGGACTTTTTTCTCTGTTAGGCCATAAAGGAGAGTCGGTTGCTATGTAGAGATCGAGCAACGCTGTTTGGGTCACTCGAAAATCCTGTGCTCTCTAATTTAGAACATTACTATAACCTGGTGATTTACACCTTGTAAGAACAACCATGCAAATCTGTCAGTCCTGATTTCATGACATGTCTGGCAGTTTTCCTCCGCGTAGGAATGCCGGTACATTTCCCTCCCATGTCCCAAAATACTTTGAATCTGAATATGAATCACTGTTTTTACAGGATTTACcgtaaaaaaaatcacactaaagtgtttcttttaaatcatcTCGGACACGCTGAGATGAATACATGTCATTTTCTGCACATGACAGAAATATGttttgggtttaaaaaaaaaagaaaaaaaagttgcatgTTGAAGTGCATTCCTGCCGAGGAGAAGTCAGTCATTACTCTGGGTTGTCATTAGTTGGTCCATTTGTGGAGTGTTGGAACATGTGGTCAAGGTTAACAGTCCGTAGGCTAGTTCCCACACAACCCACAGCAGTTAAAGCGATGCTCTCTGACCACAGGAGTGGTAACGCCGCATTACACCAGTGCTTTGGCCTAAAttaatcaaaatagttttaaGTACTCCCTttaattggtgtgtgtgaaatatttccTCCCCGGAATAGAGATTGATTGACGGTGAAGTTAGCGGTTTTTGTAGCGTCAATGAGAGAGCACAAAGCCTCCAAAAAGTCGCTCGTATTTCCCGTGACGATACACTCCCTTATCTGTTGTTTAACTAAGTCcaccttttacttttacaaacatAACCTCCACACACCTTTAAATGAAACTGTGTGATAGCTGGCTGCTTCACAGTGaccatattttttttcagtacAAAGGAAAGTTAGAATCAGATTTAGGAGTCTTGCTAATTGCGGCTTTGTGCTTTATGTCGGTCATAACCTTGTTTTGCCTCTGGCCTTTAACctcaatggggaaaaaaatgccaaTTTCATTCAATGGGAGTGAAAGTCTCTGTAATTAGGGGTGAGCAATGTGGCCATGTTTCATGATAGAAACTTTCAAATCAGTTGGCAGTGATTGCAGTGAATGCAAGTTAATTAAAGATTAAATCTGTGTTAAAATCTAtaatacacaacatttaaatatgaacagATGTTAATATGAAACCGTTGTCTCATGCAGGGGTGtccaaattaaaaaacacacactgtgtccaagggtcacacggtggtgtagtggttagcgctctcgccttgcagcgagaagacccgggttcgagccccggttggaacaagggcctttctgcatggagtttgcatgttctccccgtgtgtgcgtgggttctctccgggttctccgaaaacatgcaatgtggggattaggtgaattggacactctaaattgaccataggaatgagtgtgagagtgaatggttgtttgtctctagctgtgtgtggccctgcgatggactggcgaactgtccagggtgtaccccgcctatcgcccgatgtagctgagattggcacagcaccccccacgaccctctggtggaggataaagcggttagatgatgactgactgactgacactgtATCCAATTCAAGGTCCTAGGACAAAGAATATAAAATTCAGAACTAACCAAGCTTGTAGATTAAATCAAGAATCAAATCTGAAGTTAAAGATGTGTCATGTAAAGATCTATTACTGAACCCAGTGGATacttttttcataaaataaaatgaattgattaacCCATGGAATATTCTCAGAGGGGCTAAATATCAACATTGGACCACAAAGTTACATCAGTTGTAATATtcacaaaagaacataaatgtagAAGAGCGTTTAATACggttgaaatgaatgaatcattttccATTGAAATGGATTAATTTAGTTATGCAATTTCCAATCCGTCTTACCTTTTTTCTTAAGCTGTATTTCAGTGGAACAGCACACACAGGCTTGTCGTCACATGTATTTTAGCTAATAATTTGCTTTATTCAATAAAGTATGAAGCTAAAAGAGATTCCTTTATGGGCTTGGTAACTTCCAAATAAATAAGTGTGTcaatggaggagcaggaaagacgTGACATATTATCTCACGCTGtctctcagctccacacaactcttcctgtgtgtctcaGTACAGTCGTGTTTGAATCTTGTGTCACCCAGTGACAttcctgttgtgttgtgattaaagagaagacagaaggcaacagcaacatgtaTCAATGAAAACAAGAAGTGTTTTCTAGTGCTCAAAAAACCTGGCCATTCAGCAGTTTGTCATCTTGTTcccatctgctgctgcatacatGCAAAAGTTCCCAACTGAGGCAACTGAGCTTCTTGTTTTGAAGCTTCCAGATTTGCGGTTTATCAGGTGCCATGTTGACGTTCTGCAGACGGTAGTTCACAGGCATTACCTGCAACAGGGCAAACCGaattcttttatttaattatattgaTACTTCCTCATGGATTGACTGAGGAAACAAGAAGactttgtcaattttattttaatatacagtTCATGGTCTATGCCGTAGACATGTCCAAAGTCTGGCCTGTGGGCCAATCACAGTAAAATGGTAAATGTGGCAATTATATATATcgataaaaaaagattataaaacagagcatttgtttgtaacttttactgttaaaaagggtctgaagggaccattggccccggggaatcttcacattatcaaatctggaactcgttaaataaaagtttggaCAGCTGTGGTCTATGGTCAGGTCTGATAGAATTGCTTTGTAAAGCCTTTTAACAGGTGACGGACATCATTTTTGTTACCAAACATaggcaaaataataacatcaacaagaaCAACATTCACCCACAGTAGCTTTAAACAGCTGTACTTTTTCTGTATCACTGATCTAGAGCATGACTCAGTCTCAGGTCTCTGACAGTCAATCTGGGACACACACTACCAcaacactttatccaatcaCGATTCATGAACAAACATCGAGATGATGCTCCTTTACATGTGAGGTTTGGCTGTTTGTGGGTGAATTAAGGGTCAGAGGTGATGTTGGGATGAGGGAGTGGAATACTAAGGGCTGCAAAGAACAAGATGTTGTTAAACTAAGCCAAAAAGCCACTGACAGCAGATTTAACCTTTTTTAAGAaaccatttattcatttattggt
This genomic stretch from Solea senegalensis isolate Sse05_10M linkage group LG13, IFAPA_SoseM_1, whole genome shotgun sequence harbors:
- the bhlha9 gene encoding class A basic helix-loop-helix protein 9; protein product: MSCSSVTGSEFSEEELEELGVLGQEEDEGSPKPFQDSESATSSPSDPEEGQTKKRNRPVRSKARRMAANVRERKRIMDYNQAFNALRVALNHDLSGKRLSKIATLQRAINRISALSVFLSTNPPSKPCTHRECNRASVGPPGTGTPRPDQTRVPVPHMEHQSYLPWQASIPHQMQPQQPRHVHRLPAEPNVYMDNTMSSCPPSPHYPCYPTEGQLYASHGHCSSPQNHPPSPLRYPQVAEGLGYQPGMWASCTQGYMDTFAEPPPALGLPWQVGYKQEPAHSLSLCSDIL